The Orcinus orca chromosome 20, mOrcOrc1.1, whole genome shotgun sequence region cattcccaccaacagtgtaggagggttcccttctctccacaccctctccagtatttattgtttgtatacgttttgatgttagccattctgactggtataaggtggtatctcattgtagttttgatttgcatttctcttataattagcgATGTccagcaacttttcatgtgcctcttggccctctgtatgtcttctttggagaaaagtctatttaggtcttcccctATTTTTATAtcgggttgtttgggttttttttgatattgagctgcatgagctgtctgtaaattttggagattaagcttTTGTCGGTCACaacgtttgcaagtattttctctcattctgtgggttgttttgttgttttgtttatggttttgtttgcttgcaagagcttttgagtttaatgaggtctcatttgtttatttttgtttttatttccattatttgaggagacagatcaaaaagatctcgctgtgatttatgtcagagtgttctgcctatgtttccctctaagagtttttcgTCTCCcagccttacacttaggtctttaattctgtttgagtttatctttgtgtatgctgttagtgTTTTAGTTTcagtcttttgcatgtagctgtcctgtaCACACTGGTACACTGTGCACCAGTGTAGCACCCTttatttaagagactgtcttttctgcattgtgtaGGCTTGCCTCCTTAGTcgtagattaattggccataagtttgtgtgtttgtttctgagcTTTCTTTGATCTATATGTTTTGTGTTTGAtctatattttttgtgtttgccTGTAGcatacttttttgattactgtagcttttttgtagtatagtctgaagtcagggagcctgattgctcaagtttcattttctcttgtcAGGATTCCTTTGGCTCTTCCgcatcttttttgtttccatacgcattttaaaatgttctagttctgtgaaaaatgccactgttcatttgatagggatcgcactGATTCTGTAGAATGActtgggtagtatagtgattTTGACAACATTGATCTTCCAgttgaagaacatggtatatctttgcatctgtttgtatcatcttggatttctttcattagtgtgttaaagttttcagagtacaggtcttttgtctccttaggtaggtttattcctgggaattttattctttttgatgtgctggtaaatgggattgtttctttaatttctgtttctgatctttcgttgctagtgtatagaagcaacagatttctgtgtatgtattttgtatcctgccactttgcTAAATTCATTGATCAACTCttgcagttttctggtagcatctttaggattttctttgtatagtatcctgtcatcttcaaacagtgacagttttacttcttttccaatttggattccttttatttctttttcttctctgattgccatgactaggacttccaaactatgttgaataaaagtggagagggtggacatccttatcttgtttttttttgttgttgttgtttttgtttttgaagatgttgggggtaggagtttattaatttacttatttatttttgctgtgttgggtcttcgtttctgggcaagggctttctctagttgtggcaagcgggggccactcttcatcgcggtgcgcgggcctctcactatcgtggcctctcttgttacggagcacaggctccagacgcgcaggctcagtagttgtggctcacgggcctagttgctccgcagcatgtgggatcttcccagaccagggctcgaacccgtgtcccctgcattagcaggcagattctcaaccactgcgccaccagggaagccccttatcttgttcttgatctcataggaaatgctttcaggttttcaccgttgagtatgatgttagctgtaggtttgtcatatatggcttttattatgttgaggtaggttccctctatgcccactttctggagagtttttattataaattggtgttgaattttgtcaaaagccctttttgcatctattgagatgatcatatggttttgtttgtttttgttttatttattcatttgtggctttcttggttctttgttgctgcgcgtgggctttctctagttgcggcaagcaggggctactcttcgttgtggtgcgcaggcttctcattgtggtggcttctcttgttgcaaagcacaggctctaggcacgtgggctttagtagttgtggctcgtgggctctagagcacaggctcagtagttgtggcgtgcaggcttagttgctccacggcatgtggggtcttcccagaacagggctcgaacccgtgtcccctgcattggcaggcggattcttaaccactgcgccaccaggaaagtctgatcatatggtttttattcttcagtttgttaatgtggtgtatcacactgattgatttgcagatattgaaaaatccttccaACTTTGGgataatcccacttgatcgtggtgtatgatccttttagagTATTGTTCAATtcagtttgccagtattttgctgaggatttttgcatctgttcatcagtgatattagcctgtaattttcttttttttatggtatcgtctggttttgatattaaagtgatggtggccttatagaatgagtttgggtgtgttctttcctttgcaatttttgggaatagtttcagaaggttaggtgttaaactcttctctgaatgtttgatagaatttagctgtgaagccatcaggtcctggaatttggtttgttgggagttttttaatcacagtttcctctttagtacttgtgatttgtctgttcatgttttctgtttcttcctggttcagtcttggagggttgtacctttctaagcatttgtccgtttcttttaggttgtccattttactggcatagagttgtttggctcttatggtcctttgtatttctgttgtaacttctcctgtttcatgtgtaattttatttattttagccccctccctttttttcttgatgtgtctggctaaagatttatcaattttgtttatcctttcaaaaaaccagcttttagttttattgatattttctattttttctttgtctctatttcatttatttctgctctgatatttattatttcagtgtactatctttgggttttgtttttttcttctttctctagttgctttaggtctaaggttaggttgtttatttgagatttttcttgttttctgaggtaggattgtattgctatacacttccctcttagaactgctttttctgtatccTATACATTTTGGATGGtcatgattttgttttcatttgtctctaggtattttttaatttcctctatgGTTTcatcagtgatccattggttgtttcgtaacatattgtttagcctccacgtatttatgtttttacagtttttttcttctagctgattctaatctcatagtgttgtggtcggagaagatgcctgatatgatttcagttttcttaaatttactgagccttgCTTTGTAGCCtagcatgtgatcaatcctggagaatgttccacgtgcactggaaaagaatgtgtattctgtggcTTTTGCGTGGAatgctctgtaaatatcaattaagtccatctggtctaatttgtcatttaaggctcgtgtttccttattgatcttctgtctggatgatctgtctgtgatgaaagtggggtgttaaatccccctactattattgtgttactgtcaatttctccctttatggatgttagtatctgctttatacattgaggtgctcctatgttgggtgcatatacatttacaattgttatgtcttcttctttcattgatcctttgatcattatgtagtgtccttctttgtctcttgtaacagtgtttattttaaagtctagggACATCcttggtgcagcggttaagaatccacctgccagtgcaggggacacgggtttgagccctgatccgggaagatcccacatgccacagagcaactaagcccgtgcgccacaactactgagcctgcgctctagaacctgcaagccatgactactgagcccgtgtgccaccactactgaagcccgcatgcctagagcccgcgctccacaacaagagaagccactgcagtgagaagaccGTGcagcacaatgaagagcagctcccgctcgctgcaactagagaaagcctgcgtgcagcaacgaagacccaatgcagccaaagataaataaataaaagtaaatatatcaaaaaaaattttttttaaaacccataGACCAGCATGAGGAGCAGAGTCGTTACCTTACATTAGAGAGAATGCATGACAATAAGGCATCGTCCATCCAAGGCAATATTGTTTTTGGCCACCTAAGTGGATGAGGTTGTGACACAGGGTGCAGACATAGAtgaacctttattttttatttatatttttggctgcgttgggtgttcattgctgcacgcgtgggctttctctagttatggtgagcgggggctactctttgttgtggtgcgtgggcttctcattgcagtggcttctcttcttgcagagcacgggctctaggcacgacgGCCTCACAGGCCTCtagagcggaggctcagtagttgtggcgcacgggcttagttgctccgtggcatgtgggatcttcccagaccagggctcaaacccgtgtctcctgcattggcaggcagattcttaaccactgtgccaccagggaagtcccgatgaaCCTGTAAAATGTTACATTAAGTGGGAGAAGAACCAGACACAAAGACCAACTATTGTATTCTTCTATTAATATGAATTGTTCAGAGCAGGCAGATCCACAGACAAagaagattagtggttgcctaaggATGAGGGTTTGAGCAGGTGATGGAACCATTATGgggttccttttggggtgatgaaagtgttctgaagTTGATTGAAGTGATGggtgcacaactctgtgaatatactaaaaaaccatTGAATGGTGAATGGTATGGTATGTCGATTATGCCTCAGTAAAGCTGTTGGAAAAAAACCGAGAAGGAAATACCGCATCAAAGAGGCACATGGTCTTCTTCCTGAACCGTTGCAGTCTTTTTCTCACCTTGGAGCTATGAATGGCTCATTACTAGTAAAGAATGAATGTCACATTTATTTGGGGTCGGGGTTGGGGGGCATATGAAATTTGAAAAGCCTCTGAGAGATTTTGATTATCCCCTTCCCTTCGGAAATCACCCGGGGGTACCTACCTCCTAGAAGCTAGGACACTTGGAGCCAGGTGCACTCAAATACAGTTTAAGAAAGATTGCTCGCGCGTTTTGTCTTTACTTCCTGTCCCAAAGGGGTGTGTGAATCTGGTGGTCCTGAAACATGACAGGAAACTCCAGTCCCTTCTGCTCTGAAGGGCGTTTTTTTAAGCAGGGACCTCCCCACCCGCCCACCAGGCCCTGGTTCTGTTGGCGCTGCATCCCTTTCTGTCAATTTTGGCCTATTCTAACCCAGGTGTTAGAGGGCAAGAGCCTGTGTCGTGGGAGGGCCAGAGTCAGAGAGAAGGTGCGGAGACAGTCTGCCTGAGGCCCCTCATACGCCTGGGCAGTCGTGCGGTGACCAGGAGTGGAAATCACTAGTCATCCCGTGGGTCCTGCCCAGGAGCCAGCTGCTGCTCCTGCCCCTGTAGATTGGTTCCACCTGTTCTTGGACGGCATGGGAATGGAATCGTCTGGCATGTCAGTTTTCCTCTGACTTCTCTTATTCATCACAGTGTCTCTGAGATTCGCCCTTGTTGTTGCACGTGTCATTGCGTCATGCTGTTATCACTGTTACCGCTGAGTAGTGTTTCCTCTGTTGCGTGAGGATTCCGCAGCTTGATCCCCCATCCTTCTGTTGGTGCATATTTGGGTCATTTCCCATTTTACGCTACTGTGAAGAAGGCTGCTTTGAGCAGTCGTGTCTAAGTCTTTTTGCggttatgtatttttatttctcttgggtaaataaacACCTAGAGTCGTGGAACTGGCAGCTCGTAGGGCAGACTGTGCTTCGCTCTGTTAGAAGCTGCCCAGGAGCCCTGCAGAGTGGTTGAGCCACCCCTGTAACCCCAGCAGAAACGTACGAGCTCCTGTTGTTGCACTCCGGGCCGTCACTGGgtatggtcggtctttttgattcGTTGCAGGGTTTGAACAGAGGTGTTTCATACTCTGATTTAGATGTGGAAAAGAAAGAGACTCAGTCTGTAGTGTGGAGATgagtgtggggagggggcggtAGGGGGTTAGCCCGGCAAGAGCTCAGGGTGGCTTGCCCAGTGAGTTGATGGAAGCAGGCAGATGTGGTTGGCATCTAGGCGTATTTTGAAGAAAAGGGTCAGCAGGATTTGCTGAAGGACAGACCATGGGATGAGAGAGAGGAGGTAAGGGTGCCCACTGGGGTTGCTGGTGGGGCTGCCCTTTCCTGAGACATTGCAGGGACAGTGTGGACCAGGGTGGGAGCCGGGAGAGGGTTTGAACATGCGACACTGGAGGTGCCTGTTAGACATCCGAGTGGCAATTTTGTGGGCAGTGGGGCACCTGAGTCAGGAGGTCAGGGGAGGGGCTGAGCTGGGATTCTAGGTGTGGAAGGTGTCATGAGAGCATAGGTGGCGTTTAAATGAAGTGGGATGAGAACACGTGGGATATGGGTGTAGGCAGTGGagaaggggtgagggaaggaGCTCTGTCCTCCAGTGTGTTGAGGTCAGGAAGGCCTGGAGGAGTCGGGGAGATGAGAGGAGAACTTGGGGAGAGTGGTATCCCAGAAGCCAAGTGATAAACACACCCAAGGACTGGCCCTTGTCAGACGTGACGAGGCCTGAAATGTGGCCATTGGGTTTGGCCGAGCAGAGGTGGTGGCCTCGGTGAGCCGTGTCAGAGGGTGGGATAGTCGCCCACCCGAACAGTTAGTGCCGATGTCAGGGAACTCTTGAAGTTTTGTTGTGAAGGGCATGAGAAATGGGTTGGTAGCTGGAGAAGGATTTGGTGTCAGGggagggttttctttttaagCTGGAAGATGTTGCATCGAGTTTGATGGACGGCTCCGATAGCGAGGGCAAGAGGGATCACTCAGGAGTGGGGACAGGTGCCGGAGCGGTGTTCTGTGCAGGTGAGAGAAGGTCCAGCGCGCCCCTTAGAAGGATGCGGTGGCGGTAGTGTGCGGAGCCCCGCAAGGTGTTGGGGAGAAAGCATGGAGAGGGCGGGCAGGATGGAAAGTGAGAGGGTGTCTGGAGCAGGGGAGTGTAAGGATTGCAGGGTAGCACCGAGGGCACCTGGAGATGCGTGGCCAGTCATTTCACACGAGGCCCCACTGCAGAgttctgtctctgtgtcccttCGCCATAGCGTGCAGTGGCGGGTTCAGGACTCGGGTTTTCTCAGGCCAGGGGGAAGGACagaaggggagaggggtgagGCATATGGAGATTGTTCCTGTGGATGGAATTGGACTCAGCAGTTTGATTCCAGACGTGGGGTGTTCAGCTCTGTATTAGTTGTAAGTTGTCTTGCTGTCTGCTGAACAGGgtttaatataaaagtaaatttcTCCGGTCACTGGTTACTGTCATCACTGCTTGCATCAAAGGTAGAATACTTCACTCTTTACCTAAGAAAAGAACTTCAGACTCTGACATACTGTTTTCAGTCATATATTCTGCAGGCCCAGCAATAACCCAAATCTACCACCTTCTCTAAGAGAAGTGCTTGAGGAGATCGGCCCAGTGATGTCTAGTTACTGATATGTTATTTCAAAAAGTgggttttttaaatgtactttttagTTGATTGACTAGGTAATATAGGTACTTGGTAAATTTGGACggttttaaaactatattttgctCGTGGTCATGGTAAAACGTACACACTTCTAAATTTCAGAGAAGTTGGAGGAGATTCGGGATCATGAACGCAAGGAAGAAACTTTTACCCCTATGCCCAGCCTTCACTACATGGAGCTCACCAAACTCCTGTTAAATCAGTAAGTACCTCTCACTTCTTCGAACCCACATGCACGATGGAACCCCCAGTTCCCAGCCCACCTCCTTTCGTGTTCCACGCTCATTACCGAGGGAAGTGGTAGCTTTGGCCCCCAGGTCCTCAGTCAGTAGTCTGGGAGTCGTTTGTGGGCACGCACACACTGGCCGGGCTCTGtctctccctgtttctctttttttccctttctccacccttccctctcctggtGGATCCCGTGGTTCTTTCCATTCTGCGTCCTACCCGTCACTTGATATTGGACTCTAGTATCAGCCCATCATCTCCAGCAGCAGCCTTTTTCTTAACTGCAAATGTTTCGTTAGTCGAGCTGCACCCCTTTTCTCCTTTGGGCCTGTGCATCTGCGTTCTTGTATCTCTTGCACAGGAAAGGGCCAGGGGTCGCATTTTCCTTCGACCCTGGGCTAGAAGGCAGGTCCACTGGGGCAAAACTGTTTCCCCTCATCCAGTTCAGGCTCCCCATGGGCTTCTAATTCATTCTCCGCCTTGCAGCCAGAGCGGCCTTGCAAAGATACAGCTGCCACGTGAGTCCCCTGCTCCTCGGAGCCTCTCTAGGGTCTGAAGTCCTGATCGTGGTATTCGAAGCACCGCATAGCCTGGTTCCCTTCTCCCGTCTCGCGCCACTCTCTGCAGTCCTTCCCTCCGAttctctagggtgcaggctcacgTTGGCCTCCTTCACTTCTTCACACATGCCCAGGTCCTCAGAGCGCAcaggcacgtgtgtgtgtgtgtgtgtgtgtgtgtgtgtgtgtgtgtgtgtgtgtgtgtgtgtgtgtgtgtgtgtgtgtgtgtgtgtgtgtgtgtgtttgtgtgtgtgtgtgtgtgtgtgtgtgtgtaccgtCCTTCTGCCCCATGAGTCCACCCGTTCCCTGCTCCCTCCTCGGGTTTAGCATAGCAGGTCCTCCCTCCCAGGTTACGTGTACCAGTCCTCCTGGCAGCTCTGCACCCCTCTATAGCATTTGTCAGGTGTAATGCTCTAACTGCTGTGCCTGAGCtgttccccacccctgcccccaggtcTCATGGGCAGGGACTGTCTCGCCTGCccctgcacagtgcctggtactcaCATGTTTGTGGAATGTCGGGGGCAGGCAGGTGTGGCTACTTAGAATGTAATTTGCACAATGTCAAGCTTTTGAAGCCCTGAGCACCTTTTCACTGATGGATTCAAGAGCAGAAGCAGAACCAAAGTTGGAAGCTCCCTACTGCCTCCCGAAGAGCAGCAGGGGCCGGGGGCCCACCTGTGGAATTCAGGTGAAAATGTGCACAACATGGACTTGTCCTTGAGTTGACATGTGGCTGCAGTTGTGTAGTTCACAACATTCTCAGCATTCAACATGCTAAGCATCCCACCAGGTAGTGGAGATGGTCATGTAGGCTTGAGTTCCAGTTTCGTGGGGAGGAGATGCGACCCTGTTGACAGATGTAGTATAACCCTGCAGTGTGTGCTAATGCTGTTCAGAGTATGTTGGGGTGCAACCCTCATGCCTGGTGCTGCCAGAGAAGGGATCCCTGGCTTGGAGGCTGCGGGGAAATTTACTAGGGGAGAGGGCAGTGTAGGTAGAAGGACAGAAGGTGAAAGGGCCTGGATTTGTGGAGCAGGGCTGTTGGGACCGGCGTGGACTGAGTGAGGGCAGGGCGGTGGACGCGGCGTCCCCAGGAGAGTGTTCAGGCAGGTGGGCGTTATCCGGAGGATATGAGAGGGCTGCTTTTGTAGGGGAGTGTGACTTCAGAAGGGAGAATATGGGAGCAGAGGGGAGGCCGGTTCATCTTCAGTTTTTGAAGTTCAATGAGTTACGTACGCAGTGCCTATCGAAACCCTTGTTTTATAATTCCTTAGAGCCATGCATTCAGTGAAGGGACCTCGGTTCTGCAGTGCAGTTCACGAGGAGCTGGGGTCCTTTGTTCTTTAACCTGCTGTTCAGAGCATAAGATCCAAATGTTTGGGTCTTAAATAAAATCTACTGTATCAATTGTATGCTACTGATTCTCTATCTACTCATCTTGAGCTATTTTAGCCTGTGGAGACAGCCTTGCCAGCTTACCCTAGGACGCCTGGTGATCCGTGATGTTGGCTTTTGCTTTTGTCTTCTAGTTTGTCTCTTCCTTCAAAGGTTAGTTTAGTTTACAAATGTGTCACACAGGAAGGCTCTCAGTGCGGCCCCGCTGGCTCCAGTCAGACTGTTACCCAGAATTTGCTGTGTATAGGTGTGCTGTTTATGCTCATTTGCGATTTGTTCTGTGACTTCTGCAAATGTATCTTTGTTTTCTCTGTAGAGTGGGACAGTCCTATCCTTCAGGGATTTTGTGAGGATagaaatgcctggcacagagccttCGTCTTCTTTGCCTAGTGGGTTCTAGCCCTTGGATAACAGATGGGGTATTAGCATTAGAGGTCATGACTGCTGAGCCAGCCTTTGAAAGAAATTCATTCTCGATGGAAATTCTATAGTATAGAACACTCAGTTATCCTGAGTCAGGGGAGGACCGACTCAGAGCTGCTTCTCCAAGATCTCATTTTTTTTGGTGAATAACAGAAGTCCTTGTACCACAGCTTGCCCAGGGACAGGtaacatgagcacagataactcGGTGAGGATCACGGCTGAATTTTCTTGGCACCAAGCTTAACCGCTAGAAatccttacattttaaaaaactgaaaaagcgAAACCAATTTTGAGTCTAGAACAGCTTGTGCATTTTTGCCTAAATCCAAGCAGCATTTACACAAGCCACTTCTACCTGGAAGTTGCCTTAGTTCGCTGAGTGCTTCCTTATACGATTTATTTCACCTTTTGCTTCCTTTAGTGCTTCAGACAACATCCCGAAAGCAGATGAGATCCGGACCCTGATCAAGGACGTGTGGGACACTCGCATAGCCAAGCTCCGGGTGTCTGCTGACAGCTTCGTGAGACAGCAGGAGGCACACGCCAAGGTGGGCATGCGGTGGGCCGCCCACGGAGGCCGGATGCTCTGTGGGACAGCCCGCGGCATCTTGTCTGCTTAGGGCGTCGCGGGAAGGGATAACTAGCCATGCGGGGCTTTCAGAAAATTATTACTCATTGGTTCCTTATTTTTTATCCAGTAGATTTAACCTTTCGTGAAATCAAAGACTCAACCAACCCGGTCTGTTTGCCCTTGTGTTTTAGCTGGATAACTTGACCTTGATGGAGATCAACACCAGTGGGGCTTTCCTCACACAAGCGCTCAATCACATGTACAAACTCCGCACGAACCTGCAACCTTCTGACAGCTCCCAGTCTCAGGACTTGTAGGCAGAGACTGGTTTGTAGAGGCCCGTGTCTGCCAGCAGGAGGCTCACCGGGTGGCCTGAGCGCTCGGGACGTGACAGAGGTACTCACATTTCCAGAGTTCTAGAACTATTTCTGAATGTATGCAAAAAACTGCAGTGAATCAAGGGATGGGTTCATAACCTTGTTGGCAAGCAACAGGCTTGTGCTTAGTCCTCGAGACATTCTGTAATTCCATGTCTGTATCTGGGAGCCAGCTGTCCTTTCATGGGGAAACAA contains the following coding sequences:
- the GINS2 gene encoding DNA replication complex GINS protein PSF2, with amino-acid sequence MDAAEVEFLAEKELVTIIPNFSLDKIYLIGGDLGPFNPGLPVQVPLWLAINLKQRQKCRLLPPEWMDVEKLEEIRDHERKEETFTPMPSLHYMELTKLLLNHASDNIPKADEIRTLIKDVWDTRIAKLRVSADSFVRQQEAHAKLDNLTLMEINTSGAFLTQALNHMYKLRTNLQPSDSSQSQDL